The Dunckerocampus dactyliophorus isolate RoL2022-P2 chromosome 1, RoL_Ddac_1.1, whole genome shotgun sequence genome has a segment encoding these proteins:
- the lhfpl4b gene encoding LHFPL tetraspan subfamily member 3 protein isoform X2 produces MASPGLADLSRLYQTEFVRSARAVGVLWAVCTLCFAVIQVVVLVQPSWIGTSDSHHQRVGSAPPSGTLGLFEVCLESDRPVPDCRGRLSSLSPLPSFQSVAVLVGVSLWAVWTSVLCLCLFRFCSAATVYKICAWLQLTAGFCLALACLLFPDSWESPEMRVLCGDSVGSFSSGNCSVHWAYILAILGVLDAAILATLAFVLANRQDALLPPLSKEVTTGLLMSA; encoded by the exons ATGGCGTCTCCGGGCCTGGCGGACCTGTCTCGTCTCTACCAGACAGAGTTCGTGCGTAGTGCGCGTGCGGTGGGCGTGCTGTGGGCCGTGTGCACGCTGTGCTTCGCGGTCATCCAGGTGGTCGTCCTGGTGCAGCCGTCATGGATCGGAACTTCAGACTCCCACCACCAGAGAGTGGGGTCGGCTCCACCCAGCGGGACCCTGGGCTTATTTGAG gtGTGCCTGGAGTCGGACCGTCCTGTTCCAGACTGTCGCGGTCGTCTGTCCAGCCTGTCCCCTCTGCCTTCCTTCCAGTCGGTGGCGGTCCTGGTGGGCGTGTCCCTGTGGGCGGTGTGGACCAGCGTGTTGTGTCTTTGCCTCTTCCGCTTCTGCAGTGCCGCCACCGTGTACAAGATCTGTGCCTGGCTGCAGCTCACTGCAG GATTCTGCTTGGCGCTGGCGTGTCTCCTGTTTCCTGACTCGTGGGAGAGCCCGGAGATGAGAGTTCTGTGCGGAGACTCG GTTGGCAGCTTCTCGTCCGGGAACTGCTCGGTCCACTGGGCCTACATCCTGGCCATCCTGGGTGTGTTggacgccgccatcttggccaCGTTGGCCTTTGTGCTCGCCAACAGACAAGACGCTCTCCTGCCGCCACTCAGCAAGGAAG tgacCACAGGACTGCTGATGTCAGCTTAG
- the lhfpl4b gene encoding LHFPL tetraspan subfamily member 3 protein isoform X1, with translation MRASLWSVDLREHLVYACHPQHPAPRPRTRARASVLPSGVYVCTSTICRKSRDLSHVMASPGLADLSRLYQTEFVRSARAVGVLWAVCTLCFAVIQVVVLVQPSWIGTSDSHHQRVGSAPPSGTLGLFEVCLESDRPVPDCRGRLSSLSPLPSFQSVAVLVGVSLWAVWTSVLCLCLFRFCSAATVYKICAWLQLTAGFCLALACLLFPDSWESPEMRVLCGDSVGSFSSGNCSVHWAYILAILGVLDAAILATLAFVLANRQDALLPPLSKEVTTGLLMSA, from the exons ATGCGGGCGTCGCTGTGGAGCGTCGACTTGCGTGAGCATCTCGTCTACGCGTGCCACCCACAGCATCCTGCTCCTCGTCCGCGCACACGGGCACGCGCCTCTGTCCTTCCAAgcggtgtgtatgtgtgcacgtCAACCATCTGCAG GAAGTCACGTGATCTAAGTCACGTGATGGCGTCTCCGGGCCTGGCGGACCTGTCTCGTCTCTACCAGACAGAGTTCGTGCGTAGTGCGCGTGCGGTGGGCGTGCTGTGGGCCGTGTGCACGCTGTGCTTCGCGGTCATCCAGGTGGTCGTCCTGGTGCAGCCGTCATGGATCGGAACTTCAGACTCCCACCACCAGAGAGTGGGGTCGGCTCCACCCAGCGGGACCCTGGGCTTATTTGAG gtGTGCCTGGAGTCGGACCGTCCTGTTCCAGACTGTCGCGGTCGTCTGTCCAGCCTGTCCCCTCTGCCTTCCTTCCAGTCGGTGGCGGTCCTGGTGGGCGTGTCCCTGTGGGCGGTGTGGACCAGCGTGTTGTGTCTTTGCCTCTTCCGCTTCTGCAGTGCCGCCACCGTGTACAAGATCTGTGCCTGGCTGCAGCTCACTGCAG GATTCTGCTTGGCGCTGGCGTGTCTCCTGTTTCCTGACTCGTGGGAGAGCCCGGAGATGAGAGTTCTGTGCGGAGACTCG GTTGGCAGCTTCTCGTCCGGGAACTGCTCGGTCCACTGGGCCTACATCCTGGCCATCCTGGGTGTGTTggacgccgccatcttggccaCGTTGGCCTTTGTGCTCGCCAACAGACAAGACGCTCTCCTGCCGCCACTCAGCAAGGAAG tgacCACAGGACTGCTGATGTCAGCTTAG